A region of Thermococcus piezophilus DNA encodes the following proteins:
- the psmA gene encoding archaeal proteasome endopeptidase complex subunit alpha yields MAFVPPQAGYDRAITVFSPDGRLFQVNYAREAVKRGATAVGVKWKDGVVLAVEKRITSKLIEPSSYEKIFQIDDHIAAAPSGIIADARVLVDRARVEAQVYRLTYGEPVPLTVLVKKICDLKQAHTQYGGVRPFGAALLMAGVNEKPELFETDPSGAYFEWKAVAIGSGRNTAMAIFEEHYSDDFDMEGAVKLAILALAKTLEEPTPDSIEVAYITMEDKRWKKLDKDEVAKYLDEILEEIKEEEVEEKEEDYSELDSNY; encoded by the coding sequence ATGGCGTTTGTGCCACCGCAGGCAGGCTACGACAGGGCTATTACCGTTTTCAGCCCTGACGGAAGGCTTTTCCAGGTGAACTATGCGAGGGAGGCAGTTAAGAGAGGAGCCACCGCGGTCGGTGTCAAGTGGAAGGATGGTGTCGTTCTGGCCGTTGAAAAAAGGATTACCAGCAAGCTCATAGAGCCGAGCAGCTACGAGAAGATATTCCAGATAGACGACCACATCGCGGCAGCTCCTAGCGGTATAATAGCTGACGCGAGGGTTCTCGTTGATAGGGCCCGCGTGGAGGCTCAGGTCTACAGACTGACATACGGCGAACCAGTCCCGCTTACCGTTCTGGTGAAGAAGATATGTGACCTCAAGCAGGCCCACACCCAGTACGGCGGTGTGAGGCCATTCGGTGCCGCCCTCCTTATGGCGGGGGTTAATGAAAAGCCCGAGCTTTTTGAAACCGATCCGAGTGGTGCCTACTTCGAGTGGAAGGCCGTTGCCATAGGCAGCGGCAGGAACACGGCAATGGCCATCTTCGAGGAACACTACAGCGACGACTTTGACATGGAAGGAGCGGTAAAACTCGCCATCCTCGCCCTCGCGAAGACCCTCGAGGAGCCAACCCCAGACAGCATAGAGGTTGCTTATATAACCATGGAAGACAAGCGCTGGAAGAAGCTCGACAAGGACGAAGTCGCCAAGTACCTCGACGAAATCCTTGAGGAGATCAAGGAGGAGGAAGTCGAGGAAAAGGAAGAGGATTACTCGGAGCTCGACAGCAACTACTGA
- the rrp41 gene encoding exosome complex exonuclease Rrp41 translates to MMGKPRDLKLIDENGRRVDGRKKYELRPIKMEVGVLKNADGSAYVEWGKNKILAAVYGPREIHPKHLQRPDRAILRVRYNMAPFSVEERKKPGPDRRSVEISRVIRGALEPALILEMFPRTAVDIFIEVLQADAGTRVAGITAASLALADAGIPMRDLVSACAAGKIEGEIVLDLNKEEDNYGEADVPVAIMPLKNDITLLQMDGYLTKDEFVEAVRLAIKGAKAVYQKQREALKEKYLRIAEEVGGGE, encoded by the coding sequence ATGATGGGCAAGCCTAGGGATTTGAAGCTCATAGATGAAAACGGCAGAAGGGTAGATGGAAGAAAGAAGTACGAACTCAGACCGATTAAGATGGAGGTCGGCGTGCTTAAGAACGCCGACGGTTCGGCCTACGTTGAATGGGGTAAGAATAAGATTCTTGCTGCTGTGTACGGTCCGAGAGAGATTCATCCAAAGCACCTCCAGAGGCCGGACAGGGCTATTCTTCGCGTCCGCTACAATATGGCTCCCTTCAGCGTCGAGGAGAGGAAGAAGCCCGGGCCTGACAGGAGGAGCGTCGAGATAAGCAGGGTCATACGCGGAGCCCTTGAGCCAGCTTTAATCCTCGAAATGTTCCCTAGGACCGCTGTAGACATATTCATCGAGGTTCTCCAGGCGGATGCGGGAACTAGGGTGGCCGGAATTACTGCTGCTTCCCTCGCCCTCGCCGATGCAGGCATACCGATGAGGGACCTCGTCTCTGCCTGTGCTGCCGGAAAGATAGAGGGTGAGATAGTGCTCGACCTCAACAAGGAGGAGGACAACTACGGTGAGGCAGATGTGCCAGTGGCCATAATGCCCCTCAAGAACGACATAACACTCCTCCAGATGGACGGATACCTTACCAAGGACGAGTTTGTGGAAGCGGTAAGGCTGGCCATAAAGGGCGCAAAGGCCGTCTACCAGAAGCAGAGGGAGGCACTGAAGGAGAAGTATCTCAGGATAGCAGAGGAGGTCGGTGGAGGTGAGTGA
- the rrp42 gene encoding exosome complex protein Rrp42: protein MEVMASIMRDHILALLKEGKRVDGRSLEDYRDLEIKVNVIEKAEGSAWVKLGNTQVLVGIKIDMGEPFPDLPEKGVITTNVELVPLASPSFEPGPPDERAIELARVVDRGIRESGAVELEKLVIVPGKLVRVVFIDVHVLDHDGNLLDASGIGAIAALLSAKMPNVIYDEESGEVQILDEYEPLPVSKIPIPVTLAKIGHNILVDPNLDEERVMDGRITITTDEDGMISSVQKSEGGSFKLEEVMYAVDIALKKAAEIREKVLEAVKAE, encoded by the coding sequence ATGGAAGTCATGGCCTCGATAATGAGGGATCACATCTTAGCGCTCCTCAAGGAGGGCAAGCGCGTCGACGGCCGCTCGCTGGAGGACTACCGTGACCTTGAGATAAAGGTAAACGTCATCGAGAAGGCGGAAGGCTCCGCCTGGGTAAAGCTTGGCAACACCCAGGTTCTCGTCGGAATCAAGATAGACATGGGCGAACCGTTCCCTGACCTCCCTGAAAAGGGGGTTATAACCACCAACGTCGAGCTCGTTCCACTTGCGTCGCCGAGCTTCGAGCCTGGCCCGCCAGACGAGAGAGCCATCGAGCTCGCAAGGGTTGTTGACAGGGGCATAAGGGAGAGCGGAGCGGTTGAACTCGAAAAGCTCGTCATAGTTCCTGGCAAGCTCGTCCGCGTCGTCTTCATAGACGTGCACGTGCTCGACCACGACGGCAACTTGCTGGATGCGAGCGGCATTGGTGCCATCGCCGCCCTGCTCAGCGCCAAGATGCCAAATGTCATCTATGACGAGGAAAGTGGAGAGGTGCAGATACTCGACGAGTACGAGCCCCTGCCAGTCAGCAAGATACCGATTCCAGTAACCCTCGCCAAGATAGGGCATAACATCCTCGTTGACCCGAACCTCGACGAGGAGCGCGTTATGGATGGCAGGATAACCATAACCACCGACGAGGACGGCATGATTTCCTCCGTGCAGAAGAGTGAGGGCGGTTCCTTTAAGCTCGAGGAGGTAATGTATGCAGTAGATATTGCCCTCAAGAAGGCCGCCGAGATAAGGGAGAAAGTTCTCGAGGCCGTTAAGGCCGAGTGA
- a CDS encoding ribosome assembly factor SBDS has protein sequence MPISVDKAVIARLKTHGEIFEILVDPYLARDFKEGKDVPIEEILATPYVFKDAHKGDKASEHEMEKVFGTSDPYEVAKVILRKGDVQLTADQRRQMLEEKRRYIATIIHRHAVDPRTGFPHPVDRILRAMQEAGVHVDLFKDAEAQVPNIIRAIRPILPLKMEMKVIAVKIPGDYVGKAYGEVRKFGTIKREEWASDGSWMFLIEIPGGVEEEFYEKLNALTKGNAITKLIERKGL, from the coding sequence ATGCCCATCAGTGTTGACAAGGCAGTGATAGCGCGATTGAAGACCCACGGCGAGATCTTCGAGATACTCGTCGATCCTTACTTAGCGAGGGACTTCAAGGAAGGCAAGGACGTCCCCATAGAGGAAATCCTTGCCACTCCCTACGTTTTTAAGGACGCCCACAAGGGCGACAAAGCGAGTGAGCACGAAATGGAGAAGGTATTCGGCACCAGCGACCCCTACGAGGTAGCCAAGGTGATCCTCCGTAAAGGGGATGTCCAGCTCACCGCTGATCAGAGGCGCCAGATGCTCGAAGAGAAGAGGCGCTATATAGCGACGATAATCCACAGGCATGCCGTTGATCCAAGGACTGGTTTTCCCCATCCCGTAGACAGGATTCTACGTGCGATGCAGGAAGCCGGTGTCCACGTGGACCTCTTCAAGGACGCAGAGGCTCAGGTTCCCAACATCATCAGGGCAATAAGACCGATTCTGCCGCTCAAGATGGAGATGAAGGTCATCGCGGTTAAGATACCAGGGGACTACGTCGGCAAGGCATATGGTGAAGTCAGGAAGTTCGGAACCATAAAGCGCGAGGAATGGGCCAGCGACGGTTCGTGGATGTTCCTCATTGAGATTCCCGGTGGGGTTGAGGAGGAATTTTATGAAAAGCTAAACGCCCTTACAAAGGGTAACGCTATAACTAAACTTATAGAGAGGAAGGGACTATGA
- the rrp4 gene encoding exosome complex RNA-binding protein Rrp4, which translates to MRRIFVKNRELVVPGTLLAQGPFKSGRGTFREGNRIYSTVVGLVEIRNDSIRVIPLEGPYIPEVGDNVIGKIIDVKFSNWMVDIGAPYQASLRVQDAVEERIDILKTDLRKIFDIGDIIYAKIKAYNEINQIDLTTKGMPFKGGPLRGGQIVEITPSKVPRLIGKGGSMINLIKKLTGTRIIVGQNGWVWVSGRNEELEKLAIEAILKVDRESHTQGLTDRVKEFLQSRLMELKEQSVIEEIPQIEEPTAGEGEGE; encoded by the coding sequence ATGAGGAGGATTTTTGTAAAAAATAGGGAATTAGTGGTTCCAGGAACACTCTTGGCACAGGGGCCGTTTAAGAGCGGTAGAGGTACCTTCAGGGAAGGAAACAGGATTTACTCGACTGTTGTAGGACTCGTTGAGATAAGGAACGACTCCATAAGGGTAATCCCACTCGAGGGGCCCTACATTCCAGAAGTCGGCGACAACGTCATCGGCAAGATAATAGACGTGAAGTTCTCCAACTGGATGGTTGATATCGGTGCGCCGTATCAGGCGAGTCTCCGCGTTCAAGATGCCGTGGAGGAGAGAATCGACATCCTCAAGACGGATCTCAGGAAGATATTCGATATCGGCGACATAATCTACGCCAAAATAAAAGCCTACAACGAGATAAACCAGATAGACCTGACCACAAAGGGAATGCCCTTCAAGGGTGGGCCGCTTAGGGGCGGCCAGATAGTCGAAATAACGCCCTCTAAGGTTCCGAGGCTTATAGGAAAGGGCGGTTCGATGATAAACCTCATCAAGAAGCTGACAGGTACGAGGATAATTGTCGGTCAGAACGGATGGGTGTGGGTCAGCGGAAGGAACGAGGAGCTCGAAAAGCTCGCCATAGAGGCCATCCTCAAGGTGGACAGGGAGAGCCACACCCAGGGGCTCACCGACAGGGTCAAGGAGTTCCTCCAGTCGAGGCTCATGGAGCTAAAGGAGCAGAGTGTTATTGAGGAGATACCTCAGATTGAAGAGCCAACCGCGGGAGAGGGTGAAGGAGAATGA
- a CDS encoding cell division protein SepF: MGLFDSLKKKDENIKRKPPTAIKKEVAAPRRDIDVVPLEEDVLAKELVKPQVRYLKKIVVTSYADLEKISEELQNGNIVLVDLTPLEVKQEVLEKVAEQIKGMVSALGGQAAKICKHEIKLILTPADIKIAK, encoded by the coding sequence ATGGGATTGTTTGATAGCCTCAAAAAGAAGGACGAAAATATCAAAAGGAAGCCACCCACTGCTATTAAGAAGGAGGTTGCTGCTCCAAGGCGTGACATTGATGTTGTACCCCTTGAGGAGGATGTTCTTGCTAAGGAGCTAGTCAAGCCCCAGGTCAGGTACCTCAAGAAGATCGTCGTCACCAGCTATGCCGACCTCGAGAAGATTTCAGAGGAGCTCCAGAACGGCAACATCGTTTTAGTCGACCTCACCCCGCTCGAGGTCAAGCAGGAGGTTCTTGAGAAGGTCGCGGAGCAGATAAAGGGTATGGTGAGTGCCCTCGGCGGCCAGGCCGCTAAAATCTGCAAGCACGAGATAAAGCTCATTTTAACCCCTGCAGACATAAAGATAGCCAAGTGA
- a CDS encoding ZPR1 zinc finger domain-containing protein, with amino-acid sequence MSEKPEGEIQEVRLGDCPICGGKGTLKALQYVHEIPYFGKVMESTIICERCGYRNADVMILEDRPPKLYTVKVENEKDLFTRVVRSKSGTIELDEIGVKIEPGPAAEGFVSNVEGVIERVRETLLMARDFRKQEGDEEAVKRVDEILQYLEDVREGKKPLTVKIMDPLGNSALIGEKVRSRLLTQGEIESLSLGPYVIVDPEKDESQFSEENAGEEKAD; translated from the coding sequence ATGAGTGAGAAGCCTGAGGGAGAGATTCAGGAGGTTCGTCTCGGAGATTGCCCAATCTGTGGGGGCAAGGGCACCCTCAAGGCCCTGCAGTACGTTCACGAGATACCCTACTTCGGCAAGGTCATGGAGTCCACGATAATCTGCGAGCGCTGCGGCTACAGAAACGCCGACGTTATGATACTTGAGGACAGGCCGCCGAAGCTCTACACTGTGAAGGTGGAGAACGAGAAGGACCTCTTCACGCGCGTCGTCAGGAGCAAGAGCGGAACCATAGAGCTCGACGAGATAGGCGTCAAGATAGAGCCCGGCCCGGCCGCGGAAGGCTTTGTCAGCAACGTCGAGGGAGTGATTGAAAGAGTCAGGGAGACTCTCCTCATGGCCAGGGACTTCAGGAAGCAGGAGGGCGACGAGGAAGCCGTTAAGAGGGTTGATGAGATACTCCAGTACCTTGAGGACGTCAGAGAGGGCAAAAAGCCGCTCACAGTTAAAATCATGGACCCCCTCGGCAACAGTGCACTGATAGGTGAGAAGGTCAGGAGCAGGCTCTTAACGCAGGGGGAAATCGAGAGCCTGAGCCTTGGGCCATACGTCATCGTTGATCCGGAGAAGGACGAATCTCAGTTCTCGGAAGAGAATGCCGGCGAAGAAAAGGCTGATTAG